The Urbifossiella limnaea genome has a window encoding:
- the uvrA gene encoding excinuclease ABC subunit UvrA: MDTQAIVIRGAREHNLRNVDLELPRDKLIVFTGVSGSGKSSLAFDTIYAEGQRRYVESLSSYARQFLGQLPKPDVDYIGGLSPAVSIQQKTASRNPRSTVGTVTEVSDYLRVLFARLGQGHCPTCERPITAQTREQIIGRVLALPEGTRFMILAPVVRGQKGEFKDFFADMSKRGYVRARVDGRVVKLTDDLKLDKRIKHAIEIVIDRLKIEAKGATNRVRIAEAVEQALALAEGNLVISVEGDRPTDAEGETAAEEILLSAHYACTHCGISYEPPTPQLFSFNSPMGMCTECDGLGTKFTFDPDLIVPDPSLSFYAGAVPLVGSLKGMGRWRKHVYEGVAKSLDIELKTPWGKLPAEHRDQLLNGSGDRHIVWEWKQRNGTVWKHGGKWDGVVPQLLSQFKKAAPGPQRMRLEKYMRQVRCPACYGQRLNPQARAVRVGGKTLVELGHSPIGELVPWFDGYEAKLTDVARTIAGELLKEIRARLGFLLNVGLHYLTLDRSAPTLSGGEAQRIRLAGQIGSGLVGVLYVLDEPSIGLHPRDNARLLASLERLRDMGNTVLVVEHDEDTMRAADFLVDFGPGPGVRGGHVVAAGTPAEVFANPASLTGQFLNGTKEIAIPAERRKVDQKRQIKVIGATQNNLKNVTVDIPVGVLTVVTGVSGSGKSSLINDILKEALTAAGRPAAAGEDDEPDETDHTVGAHERIEGAEHIDKVIDIDQTPIGRTPRSNPATYIKLWDEVRSLYADMTDAKTRGYTPSRFSFNRPGGRCEACEGNGATKLEMDFLADVWVTCPVCEGRRFNRETLQVKYRGRSIHDTLEMEVGQALDHFEHVPKVRTMLQTLHDVGLDYVKLGQPSPTLSGGEAQRIKLAKELVRKGTGKTLYILDEPTTGLHFEDVRKLLDVLHGFAAAGNTVLVIEHNLDVIKTADWLIDMGPEGGSGGGHVVATGTPEQVAKVKASHTGAALKPILFPTGDRKQETGAKKKQPRKPTGYITHIEVEGASQHNLKHVNCKLPREQMTVFCGPSGSGKSSLALDTIYAEGQRRYVESLSSYARQFLGQVQKPKVEHVTGLSPAISIEQKTTSKSPRSTVGTITEVYDYLRILYARLGQRHCPSCGDAVGTQTADEIVDKVLSLPEGTKLYILAPVERKGQEKYDTLWEEIRRAGYVRMRVDGTSYNLDEPPAIDHRRKHRVEVVVDRNVVKPGTRTRVAEAVEQALELGRGVMNIAFVDANKPEPQWKVDRYSQHLACERCNLSFEPLNPHHYSFNSPLGWCPTCEGLGVQRGANPALLIRDGALSIRDGAIAGWPDLDAGSAWLPFAEAIVRHAGFDLDTPYDKLDAAQQRVILHGTGEAWLDLASGRREPAGRGGRTSRSTTSRLTPAARPARFQYKGLFPAVDEANRVSFVYRQRLDQLVDEVPCSTCRGSRLRADAAATRFAGLTLGELGAKPLGDTLRHVAGLDLSKHDTQVAGEVLREIRSRLTFLVDVGLDYLALSRPGPTLSGGEAQRIRLASQIGSGLTGVLYVLDEPTIGLHPRDNERLLEALKRLRDLGNTLVLVEHDREVIAAADYLLDFGPGAGDRGGEITAAGPPKQVGKSPASLTGKYLSGALAIPIPSNRRIPGGTAHTPAALAEVAPTAGVLSIIGARQNNLRNVDAHLPLGAFVAVTGVSGSGKSSLVNEVLYNTLARRLHRARTVAAAHDDIRGLDHVDKIINVDQDPIGNSPSSNPATYTGVFDLVRELFARLPESKVRGYHPRRFSFNQKGGRCEACEGNGQKRIEMHFLPDVWVECDTCKGTRYNPETLAVKYHGKSIADVLNLRVAEALELFGNIPKIRVVLQTLDDVGLGYMALGQPAPTMSGGEAQRVKLAAELARPSTGKTLYLLDEPTTGLHFDDIRKLLDVLQRLVDLGNTVVVVEHNLDVVKSADWVLDMGPDGGVGGGRVVAAGTPEDVVGVEESHTGRILKGVLGAGPRVERVPFDPDAARRQRAGDLDITEVGKDHALPWEADGPRWHTKERVTTTGKPAKWDGAALAWVIAEVEKTGAFAPPNWNHRSIVEVTPPKKADGWFLHAMTGHEAYLKLVFRVPGKPFKQDQLAASLGLRPLSDTPGLEGLSRDENRVEVGTWPGAQYAVVIVHTKAEIDTPAFREFLAKAVAASQARTRTAADGVEAQMPWKKDGEKWHLSDKGFPPGRGARWDRTLLPKLLKLVRDIEPDAEVKWDNRDAVLVKVPGATRSWARWRTKDADALDVQFVGRRGQFNLSRIEQFGRGAELIDDRAGGATVLHLQFVTADHFHAPALKQLLTEHLAGFREAHGRDKEAG, from the coding sequence ATGGACACCCAGGCCATCGTCATCCGCGGGGCGCGGGAGCACAACCTCCGAAACGTCGATCTCGAACTGCCGCGCGACAAGCTCATCGTCTTTACCGGCGTCAGCGGTTCGGGCAAATCCTCCCTCGCATTCGACACCATCTACGCGGAGGGCCAGCGGCGATACGTTGAAAGCCTGTCCAGCTACGCCCGCCAGTTCCTCGGCCAACTCCCCAAGCCGGACGTGGACTACATCGGCGGCCTGTCCCCCGCCGTCAGCATCCAGCAGAAGACCGCCAGCCGCAACCCCCGCAGTACCGTCGGCACCGTTACCGAGGTGTCGGACTATCTGCGGGTGCTGTTCGCGCGGCTGGGACAGGGCCACTGCCCGACCTGCGAGCGGCCGATCACGGCCCAGACCCGCGAGCAGATCATCGGCCGCGTCCTGGCGCTGCCCGAAGGGACGCGGTTCATGATCTTGGCGCCGGTGGTCCGTGGCCAGAAGGGGGAGTTCAAGGACTTTTTCGCCGACATGTCGAAGCGCGGCTACGTGCGCGCCCGGGTGGACGGCCGCGTCGTCAAACTGACCGACGACCTGAAGCTCGACAAGCGCATCAAGCACGCCATCGAGATCGTCATCGACCGGCTGAAGATCGAGGCCAAGGGGGCGACGAACCGCGTCCGCATCGCCGAGGCCGTGGAGCAGGCGCTGGCGCTGGCCGAGGGCAACCTCGTCATCAGCGTGGAGGGCGACCGTCCGACTGACGCCGAAGGTGAAACGGCCGCCGAGGAGATTCTCCTCTCCGCCCACTACGCCTGCACCCACTGTGGGATCAGCTACGAGCCCCCGACGCCGCAGCTGTTCAGCTTCAACAGCCCGATGGGGATGTGTACCGAGTGCGACGGCCTCGGGACGAAGTTCACCTTCGACCCCGACCTGATCGTCCCCGACCCGTCGCTCAGCTTCTACGCCGGGGCCGTGCCGCTGGTCGGCTCGCTGAAGGGGATGGGCCGCTGGCGGAAGCACGTTTACGAGGGCGTGGCCAAGTCGCTCGACATCGAGCTTAAGACGCCGTGGGGCAAGCTCCCCGCCGAGCACCGCGACCAGCTCCTGAACGGCAGCGGCGACCGGCACATCGTCTGGGAGTGGAAGCAGCGCAACGGCACCGTGTGGAAGCACGGCGGCAAGTGGGACGGCGTCGTGCCGCAGTTGCTGTCGCAATTCAAGAAGGCCGCCCCCGGGCCGCAGCGGATGCGGCTCGAAAAGTACATGCGGCAGGTGCGCTGCCCCGCGTGCTACGGCCAGCGGCTGAACCCGCAGGCCCGCGCCGTGCGCGTCGGCGGCAAGACACTCGTCGAACTCGGACACTCGCCCATCGGCGAACTGGTGCCGTGGTTCGACGGCTACGAGGCGAAGCTCACCGACGTGGCCCGCACGATCGCCGGCGAGTTGCTGAAGGAGATTCGCGCCCGCCTCGGCTTCCTGCTGAACGTCGGCCTCCACTACCTGACGCTCGACCGCTCCGCGCCGACGCTTTCCGGCGGCGAGGCGCAGCGCATCCGCCTCGCCGGCCAGATCGGCAGCGGCCTCGTCGGCGTGTTGTACGTCCTCGACGAGCCGAGCATCGGCCTCCACCCGCGCGACAACGCCCGGCTGCTGGCGAGCCTCGAACGGCTGCGCGACATGGGAAACACCGTCCTGGTCGTCGAGCACGACGAAGACACGATGCGCGCCGCCGACTTCCTCGTGGACTTCGGCCCCGGACCGGGCGTGCGCGGCGGCCACGTCGTGGCCGCCGGCACCCCGGCCGAGGTGTTCGCCAACCCGGCCAGCCTGACCGGTCAGTTCCTCAACGGAACGAAGGAAATCGCCATCCCCGCGGAGCGCCGGAAGGTCGATCAGAAGCGGCAGATCAAGGTGATCGGCGCGACGCAGAACAACCTCAAGAACGTGACCGTGGACATCCCGGTCGGCGTGCTCACGGTCGTGACCGGGGTCAGCGGCTCGGGAAAGTCGTCGCTCATCAACGACATCCTGAAGGAGGCTCTCACGGCCGCCGGCCGCCCTGCCGCGGCCGGCGAGGACGACGAGCCGGACGAGACCGACCACACCGTCGGCGCGCACGAGCGGATCGAGGGCGCCGAGCACATCGACAAGGTCATCGACATCGACCAGACGCCGATCGGCCGCACGCCGCGGTCGAACCCGGCGACGTACATCAAGCTGTGGGACGAGGTGCGGTCGCTGTACGCCGACATGACCGACGCCAAGACCCGCGGCTACACGCCGAGCCGGTTCAGCTTCAACCGCCCCGGCGGCCGCTGCGAGGCGTGCGAGGGGAACGGCGCCACCAAGCTGGAAATGGACTTCCTGGCCGACGTGTGGGTGACGTGCCCGGTGTGCGAGGGGCGGCGGTTCAACCGCGAGACGCTCCAGGTGAAGTACCGCGGCCGCTCCATCCACGACACGCTCGAAATGGAGGTCGGCCAGGCACTCGACCACTTCGAGCACGTCCCCAAAGTGCGGACGATGCTGCAAACGCTGCACGACGTGGGGCTCGACTACGTCAAGCTCGGGCAGCCCTCCCCGACTTTGTCGGGCGGCGAGGCGCAGCGGATCAAGCTGGCGAAGGAGTTGGTCCGCAAGGGGACCGGGAAGACGCTGTACATCCTGGACGAGCCGACGACCGGCCTCCATTTCGAGGATGTGCGCAAACTCCTCGATGTCCTCCACGGGTTCGCCGCGGCCGGGAACACGGTTCTGGTCATTGAGCACAACCTCGACGTCATCAAGACGGCCGACTGGCTCATCGACATGGGGCCGGAGGGCGGCAGCGGCGGCGGCCACGTCGTCGCCACCGGCACGCCGGAGCAGGTGGCAAAGGTGAAGGCCTCTCACACCGGCGCGGCGCTAAAGCCGATCCTGTTCCCGACAGGAGACCGGAAACAGGAGACAGGAGCCAAGAAGAAGCAGCCGCGGAAGCCGACCGGCTACATCACCCACATTGAGGTGGAAGGCGCGTCCCAGCACAACCTGAAGCACGTGAACTGCAAGCTGCCGCGGGAGCAGATGACGGTGTTCTGCGGCCCCAGCGGCTCGGGTAAGTCGTCGCTCGCGCTCGATACCATCTACGCCGAGGGGCAGCGGCGCTACGTCGAGAGCCTGTCCAGCTACGCCCGCCAGTTCCTGGGGCAGGTTCAGAAGCCGAAGGTCGAACACGTCACGGGGCTGTCGCCGGCGATCAGCATCGAGCAGAAGACGACGAGCAAGAGCCCGCGCAGCACCGTCGGCACCATCACCGAGGTGTACGACTACCTCCGCATCCTCTACGCCCGCCTCGGCCAGCGGCACTGCCCGAGCTGCGGCGACGCCGTCGGCACGCAGACCGCCGACGAGATCGTGGACAAGGTGCTGTCGCTCCCGGAGGGAACGAAGCTGTACATCCTGGCGCCGGTCGAGCGGAAGGGGCAGGAGAAGTACGACACGCTTTGGGAAGAGATTCGCCGCGCCGGGTACGTGCGAATGCGCGTGGACGGCACCAGCTACAACCTCGACGAGCCGCCGGCGATCGACCACCGCCGCAAGCACCGCGTCGAGGTGGTGGTGGACCGCAACGTCGTGAAGCCCGGCACCCGCACCCGCGTGGCCGAGGCCGTGGAGCAGGCGCTGGAGTTGGGCCGCGGCGTGATGAACATCGCGTTCGTGGACGCGAACAAGCCGGAGCCGCAGTGGAAGGTGGACCGCTACTCGCAGCACCTGGCCTGCGAGCGCTGCAACCTCAGCTTCGAGCCGCTGAACCCGCACCACTACTCGTTCAACAGCCCGCTCGGTTGGTGCCCGACGTGCGAGGGGCTGGGTGTCCAGCGCGGAGCGAACCCGGCGCTGCTGATCCGCGACGGGGCTCTGTCTATCCGCGACGGTGCCATCGCCGGCTGGCCCGACTTGGATGCCGGTTCTGCGTGGCTACCGTTCGCCGAGGCCATCGTCCGACACGCCGGCTTCGACCTCGACACGCCCTACGACAAGCTCGACGCGGCCCAACAGCGCGTCATCCTCCACGGCACCGGCGAAGCGTGGTTGGATTTGGCGAGCGGCCGGCGTGAGCCGGCAGGTCGGGGTGGCAGGACTTCACGCTCGACGACCAGCCGGCTCACGCCGGCCGCTCGCCCGGCGCGGTTCCAGTACAAGGGCCTGTTCCCAGCCGTGGACGAGGCCAACCGCGTCTCGTTCGTCTACCGCCAGCGCCTCGACCAACTGGTCGACGAAGTCCCCTGCTCCACCTGCCGCGGCTCGCGCCTTCGCGCCGACGCCGCGGCCACCCGCTTCGCCGGCCTCACGCTCGGCGAACTCGGCGCCAAGCCCCTCGGGGATACACTCCGCCACGTCGCCGGACTCGACCTGTCGAAGCACGACACGCAGGTCGCCGGCGAAGTGCTCCGGGAGATCCGCAGCCGCCTCACGTTCCTCGTAGACGTGGGGCTCGACTACCTCGCGCTGTCGCGCCCCGGCCCGACGCTCTCCGGCGGCGAGGCCCAGCGCATCCGGCTGGCGTCGCAGATCGGCAGCGGCCTGACCGGCGTGCTGTACGTCCTCGACGAGCCGACCATCGGGCTGCACCCGCGCGACAACGAGCGGCTGCTCGAAGCGCTGAAGCGGCTCCGGGACCTGGGGAACACGCTGGTACTGGTCGAGCACGACCGCGAGGTCATCGCCGCGGCCGACTACCTCCTCGACTTCGGCCCCGGCGCCGGCGACCGCGGCGGCGAGATCACCGCGGCCGGCCCGCCGAAGCAAGTCGGCAAGTCGCCCGCGTCGCTCACCGGCAAGTACCTCTCGGGCGCGCTGGCGATCCCGATTCCGTCGAACCGACGCATCCCCGGCGGCACCGCGCACACCCCCGCGGCGCTGGCCGAGGTCGCCCCGACGGCCGGTGTCCTCTCCATCATCGGCGCCCGCCAGAACAACCTCCGCAACGTCGACGCCCACCTGCCACTCGGGGCGTTCGTCGCCGTCACCGGCGTGAGCGGGTCGGGGAAGTCGTCGCTCGTGAACGAGGTGCTGTACAACACGCTCGCCCGCCGGCTCCACCGCGCCCGCACCGTCGCCGCCGCGCACGACGACATCCGCGGGCTCGACCACGTGGACAAGATCATCAACGTCGATCAGGACCCCATCGGCAACTCGCCGTCGAGCAACCCGGCGACGTACACCGGCGTGTTCGACCTGGTGCGCGAGTTGTTCGCCCGGCTCCCCGAGTCGAAGGTCCGCGGCTACCACCCGCGGCGGTTCAGCTTCAACCAGAAGGGCGGCCGCTGCGAGGCGTGCGAGGGGAACGGGCAGAAGCGGATCGAGATGCACTTCCTGCCGGACGTGTGGGTCGAGTGCGACACCTGCAAGGGCACCCGGTACAACCCCGAGACGCTGGCCGTGAAGTACCACGGCAAGAGCATCGCCGACGTGCTGAACCTGCGCGTGGCCGAGGCGCTGGAACTGTTCGGCAACATCCCCAAGATTCGCGTGGTGCTGCAAACGCTCGACGACGTGGGCCTCGGCTACATGGCACTCGGCCAGCCGGCCCCGACGATGAGCGGCGGCGAGGCCCAGCGCGTGAAGCTCGCCGCGGAGCTGGCCCGCCCGAGCACCGGCAAGACACTCTACCTCCTCGACGAGCCGACGACCGGGCTCCACTTCGACGACATCCGCAAGCTGCTCGACGTGCTGCAACGCCTCGTAGATCTCGGCAACACTGTCGTCGTGGTCGAGCACAACCTGGACGTGGTGAAGTCGGCCGACTGGGTGCTGGACATGGGGCCGGACGGCGGCGTCGGCGGCGGCCGCGTCGTCGCCGCGGGGACGCCCGAGGACGTGGTCGGCGTCGAGGAGTCGCACACCGGCCGCATCCTGAAAGGTGTGCTGGGCGCCGGCCCTCGCGTCGAGCGCGTCCCGTTCGACCCCGATGCGGCGCGGCGACAACGCGCCGGCGACCTGGACATCACCGAGGTCGGCAAGGACCACGCCTTACCGTGGGAGGCCGACGGCCCGCGCTGGCACACCAAGGAGCGCGTGACGACGACCGGTAAGCCCGCGAAGTGGGACGGCGCCGCGCTGGCGTGGGTGATCGCCGAAGTTGAGAAGACCGGCGCGTTCGCGCCCCCGAACTGGAACCACCGCAGTATCGTCGAGGTGACCCCGCCGAAGAAGGCGGACGGCTGGTTCCTCCACGCGATGACCGGCCACGAGGCGTACCTGAAGCTCGTCTTCCGCGTCCCCGGGAAGCCGTTCAAGCAGGACCAACTCGCGGCCAGCCTCGGCCTCCGCCCGCTCTCGGACACGCCCGGCCTCGAAGGATTGTCCCGCGACGAGAACCGCGTGGAGGTCGGCACGTGGCCCGGGGCGCAGTACGCCGTCGTCATCGTCCACACGAAGGCCGAGATCGACACGCCGGCCTTCCGCGAGTTCCTGGCGAAAGCCGTCGCCGCGTCCCAGGCCAGGACGCGGACCGCGGCGGACGGCGTCGAGGCGCAAATGCCGTGGAAGAAGGACGGCGAGAAGTGGCACCTGTCCGACAAGGGCTTCCCACCCGGCCGCGGGGCGCGTTGGGACCGCACCCTGCTGCCGAAGCTGCTCAAGCTCGTCCGCGACATCGAGCCGGACGCCGAGGTGAAGTGGGACAACCGCGACGCCGTCCTCGTCAAGGTGCCGGGGGCGACGCGGTCGTGGGCACGCTGGCGGACGAAGGACGCCGACGCCCTCGACGTGCAGTTCGTCGGCCGCCGCGGGCAGTTCAACCTGAGCCGTATCGAGCAGTTCGGTCGCGGCGCGGAGTTGATCGACGACCGCGCCGGTGGGGCGACCGTGTTACACCTTCAGTTCGTGACCGCCGACCACTTCCACGCCCCGGCCCTGAAGCAACTCCTGACGGAGCACCTGGCCGGCTTCCGCGAGGCGCACGGGCGCGACAAGGAAGCCGGCTGA
- a CDS encoding MmgE/PrpD family protein, protein MPAPTLAARLAKYATELTFEKLTPEAVHEAKRRVIDSLATAVGAMPAEAYHTAKRCALRVSGNPGASLLGGGRSSPEWAAFVNGLLIRYLDFNDTYLSKEPAHPSDNFAAVFAAGEAAGRGGRDLITAAVLAYEIQCRFCDAASLRRHGVDHVTYGAISSAVAAGKLLGLDAGKLVHAVGIAGVCNVALRQTRSGELSEWKGCAFANAARNGVFAATLAGEGLSGPAPIFEGDLGFFRLVSQGAFDPAPFGAELGNFDGFMINKTYIKFWPAEYHSQSAIDAALRLRQELGGDVSNVKSIDIETFEASYNIIGKYPQAWTPKTRETADHSLPYCTAAALMDGDVYLPTFDEARFTDPALLDLTGKVQVHLDDALSTRYPKGIPNRITVTLNDGRKLVQEVEFPRGHAGNPMTDQEVEAKFRRAVEPKYGKPKVDAMLARCWDFESLPGVGELIGLFD, encoded by the coding sequence ATGCCCGCACCGACGCTCGCCGCCCGCCTCGCCAAATACGCCACCGAACTGACCTTCGAGAAGCTGACGCCCGAGGCGGTCCACGAGGCCAAGCGGCGCGTCATCGACTCGCTCGCCACCGCCGTCGGGGCGATGCCGGCCGAGGCGTACCACACCGCGAAGCGGTGCGCCCTCCGCGTCAGCGGGAATCCCGGGGCCTCGCTGCTCGGCGGCGGCCGCAGCAGCCCCGAGTGGGCGGCGTTCGTGAACGGCCTCCTCATCCGCTACCTCGACTTCAACGACACGTACCTGTCGAAGGAGCCGGCACACCCCAGTGACAACTTCGCCGCCGTGTTCGCCGCCGGCGAGGCCGCGGGCCGCGGCGGCCGCGACCTCATTACCGCCGCGGTGCTCGCCTACGAGATCCAGTGCCGGTTCTGTGACGCCGCCAGCCTCAGGAGGCACGGCGTCGACCACGTCACTTACGGCGCCATCTCGTCGGCGGTCGCGGCCGGGAAGCTGCTCGGGCTCGACGCCGGGAAGCTCGTCCACGCCGTCGGTATCGCTGGCGTCTGTAACGTCGCCCTGCGGCAGACGCGCAGCGGCGAGTTGAGCGAGTGGAAGGGGTGCGCGTTCGCCAACGCCGCCCGCAACGGCGTGTTCGCGGCGACGCTCGCCGGCGAGGGGCTCAGCGGTCCCGCCCCGATCTTCGAGGGCGACCTCGGGTTCTTCCGGCTGGTGTCGCAGGGGGCGTTCGACCCGGCCCCGTTTGGTGCCGAACTCGGCAACTTCGACGGGTTCATGATCAACAAGACGTACATCAAGTTCTGGCCGGCCGAGTACCACTCGCAGAGCGCGATCGACGCCGCGCTGAGGCTCCGGCAAGAACTCGGCGGCGACGTGTCGAACGTGAAGTCGATCGACATCGAGACGTTCGAGGCGAGTTACAACATCATCGGCAAGTACCCGCAGGCGTGGACCCCGAAGACGCGCGAGACGGCCGACCACTCGCTCCCCTACTGCACCGCCGCCGCCCTCATGGACGGCGACGTTTACCTCCCCACCTTCGACGAGGCCCGGTTCACGGACCCGGCCCTGCTCGACCTCACCGGCAAGGTGCAGGTCCACCTCGACGACGCCCTCTCGACGCGCTACCCGAAGGGAATTCCGAACCGCATCACGGTGACGCTCAACGACGGCCGCAAGCTGGTACAGGAGGTCGAGTTCCCGCGCGGCCACGCCGGGAACCCGATGACGGATCAGGAGGTGGAGGCGAAATTCCGACGGGCGGTGGAGCCGAAGTACGGGAAGCCGAAGGTCGACGCGATGCTCGCCCGCTGCTGGGATTTCGAGTCGCTGCCCGGGGTCGGCGAGCTGATCGGTCTGTTCGACTGA
- a CDS encoding glycosyltransferase family 39 protein, translated as MAGAVGARLGPAVGARMEAVARKRVLAGPDYLRLSVLLLVAAAVHGWLLAHTATTARDGLGFARHALNFQSPHQVATGHDPNRTVLTVLKEAQHPPAYPAAIWAVGKVVRNASSLPHPEAYLLAAQLVSAAAGVLLVVPVYLTGRMLFDRSVGFAAALLLQVLPTPARLTSDALTEGMYLLGLSVAVMLGVRAVRRPTVGGFLLCGMATGFTYLVRLEGLLVAVGVGATAVGLLAARRWPLDLTLGRLTALAVGVALVAGPYMVVIKGLTNKPTGQEMLNPSVNPRANLFHKAEACAVVAVPLFAEWREGDGSRVTWSVAAVASETVMALFYVPAALAVAGVVLLRRRVAADPGLWCLLILAGLSAMLLTAVGIKAGYVSERHTLLLVLIGCVFAAAALEPVAALLRNRVRAEWLLVGVALAALPATMKPLHANREGFKHAGRWMAENVTPADCVIDPFNWAEFYSGRSLYAVPPDPAEPTFRYAVVDDRTRPGEHGRLPRLDQAIDVMTNGNSRVVYHWPENVPEEQAKVKVYRLSVK; from the coding sequence ATGGCCGGTGCGGTGGGTGCACGACTCGGGCCGGCCGTCGGCGCCCGGATGGAGGCCGTCGCCCGCAAGCGCGTCCTCGCCGGCCCGGACTACCTCCGCCTCTCCGTGCTGCTCCTTGTTGCCGCCGCCGTCCACGGCTGGCTCCTCGCGCACACCGCCACGACGGCCCGCGACGGCCTCGGGTTCGCGCGCCACGCCCTGAACTTCCAGTCACCGCACCAGGTGGCGACCGGTCACGACCCGAATCGCACCGTTCTCACCGTCCTGAAAGAAGCCCAGCACCCGCCAGCGTACCCGGCCGCGATCTGGGCCGTCGGGAAGGTCGTCCGCAACGCCAGTAGCCTGCCGCACCCCGAGGCGTACTTGCTGGCCGCGCAGCTGGTCAGCGCCGCGGCCGGCGTGCTCCTGGTGGTGCCGGTCTACCTCACGGGCCGGATGCTGTTCGACCGCTCCGTCGGGTTCGCCGCGGCGCTGTTGCTGCAGGTGCTCCCGACGCCGGCCCGCCTGACCAGCGACGCCCTTACCGAAGGGATGTACCTGCTCGGGCTGAGCGTGGCCGTGATGCTCGGGGTGCGCGCCGTGCGGCGGCCGACGGTCGGGGGGTTCCTGTTGTGCGGCATGGCGACGGGATTCACGTACCTCGTCCGGCTCGAAGGGTTGCTCGTTGCCGTGGGCGTCGGTGCGACGGCCGTCGGGCTACTCGCCGCGCGACGCTGGCCACTCGACCTGACGCTCGGCCGGCTGACGGCACTCGCCGTCGGCGTCGCCCTCGTCGCCGGCCCGTACATGGTTGTGATCAAGGGGCTGACGAACAAGCCCACCGGCCAGGAGATGCTGAACCCGAGCGTGAATCCGCGGGCGAACCTGTTTCACAAGGCGGAAGCGTGCGCGGTCGTAGCCGTGCCGCTGTTCGCCGAGTGGCGCGAGGGCGACGGCTCACGGGTGACGTGGTCCGTGGCCGCGGTCGCCTCCGAAACCGTGATGGCGCTGTTCTACGTGCCCGCCGCGCTGGCCGTGGCCGGGGTCGTGCTGCTGCGCCGCCGCGTCGCCGCCGACCCGGGCCTGTGGTGCCTCCTGATCCTGGCCGGTCTCAGCGCGATGTTGCTGACGGCGGTTGGAATCAAGGCGGGCTACGTGTCCGAGCGGCACACGCTACTCCTCGTGCTGATCGGCTGCGTGTTCGCGGCCGCTGCCCTCGAGCCGGTGGCGGCGCTGCTGCGGAACCGCGTCCGCGCCGAGTGGCTGCTCGTCGGCGTCGCGCTGGCCGCGCTGCCGGCAACAATGAAGCCGTTGCACGCCAACCGCGAAGGGTTCAAGCACGCCGGCCGGTGGATGGCCGAGAACGTCACGCCGGCCGACTGCGTCATCGACCCGTTCAACTGGGCGGAGTTCTATTCCGGCCGGTCGCTTTACGCCGTGCCGCCTGACCCGGCCGAGCCGACGTTCCGGTACGCCGTTGTGGACGACCGCACGCGACCCGGCGAGCACGGCCGGTTGCCGCGGCTGGACCAGGCCATCGACGTGATGACGAACGGGAACAGTCGGGTTGTCTACCACTGGCCCGAAAACGTGCCGGAGGAGCAGGCCAAAGTGAAGGTGTATCGCCTCTCGGTGAAATGA
- the arfB gene encoding alternative ribosome rescue aminoacyl-tRNA hydrolase ArfB — MIQVTESIAVPDEELDWSYARSGGPGGQNVNKVSSKAVLRWAAGRTVAQIPLTAWERMKARFPSRFTVDGDVVISSQEFRDQERNREACAVKLAHMIQVSLVEPVARKKAKVSKAAKRRRVEDKRRQSAKKQGRRAGGDE, encoded by the coding sequence GTGATCCAGGTGACCGAGTCGATCGCCGTCCCCGACGAGGAACTGGACTGGAGTTACGCCCGGTCCGGCGGCCCCGGCGGGCAGAACGTCAACAAGGTGTCGTCGAAGGCGGTCCTGCGCTGGGCGGCGGGGCGGACCGTCGCACAAATCCCGCTCACGGCGTGGGAGCGGATGAAGGCGCGCTTCCCGAGCCGGTTCACCGTGGACGGCGACGTCGTCATCTCGTCGCAGGAGTTCCGCGACCAGGAGCGGAACCGTGAGGCCTGCGCGGTCAAGCTCGCACACATGATCCAGGTGTCGCTGGTGGAGCCGGTGGCGCGGAAGAAGGCGAAGGTGAGCAAGGCGGCGAAGCGGCGGCGCGTCGAGGACAAGCGGCGGCAGTCGGCCAAGAAGCAGGGCCGCCGCGCGGGCGGGGACGAGTAG
- a CDS encoding PHP-associated domain-containing protein, whose translation MKFDLHLHTIRHSPDSVTDPFDLLRSARRAGLDGVVLTEHDYWWPDEELTELRAFAPELVILSGTEVTGRGGDVLVYGITDPSPFFRGIGWVDLVREVHKQGGAAVAAHPNRWGQPFEKLVAETGVELDGIEVMSNNMDAELREKAARLLTRYPQYAQLGNSDSHDPNTVGCCYTDFAAEIRTAADLVAAIRGRTGVALVNERFA comes from the coding sequence ATGAAGTTCGACCTGCACCTCCACACCATTCGCCACTCGCCGGACTCGGTGACCGACCCGTTCGATCTGTTGCGGAGCGCCCGCCGTGCCGGCTTGGACGGTGTGGTGCTCACCGAGCACGACTACTGGTGGCCCGACGAGGAGCTCACCGAGCTGCGGGCGTTCGCGCCCGAACTGGTGATCCTGTCCGGGACGGAGGTGACCGGCCGCGGCGGCGACGTACTCGTCTACGGCATCACCGACCCGTCGCCGTTCTTCCGCGGGATCGGCTGGGTCGATCTGGTCCGCGAAGTTCACAAGCAGGGCGGCGCGGCCGTGGCGGCGCACCCCAATCGATGGGGCCAGCCGTTCGAGAAATTGGTCGCCGAGACCGGCGTCGAACTCGACGGCATCGAGGTGATGTCGAACAACATGGACGCCGAGCTGCGCGAGAAGGCAGCCCGGTTGCTGACGCGCTACCCGCAGTACGCCCAGCTCGGCAACAGCGACTCGCACGACCCGAATACCGTGGGATGTTGCTACACCGACTTCGCGGCGGAGATTCGCACCGCGGCCGACCTGGTTGCCGCAATCCGCGGGCGGACGGGCGTGGCGCTGGTGAACGAGCGATTCGCCTGA